A single region of the Melopsittacus undulatus isolate bMelUnd1 chromosome 10, bMelUnd1.mat.Z, whole genome shotgun sequence genome encodes:
- the LOC115946222 gene encoding rho GTPase-activating protein 24-like: MFEESPPSRYLTSLAHPEDSQGATAAVSHVLQDQQNTGHIPMDNSDSDLPANPTSLQQHLAKLKMLMSRQKAEYESKIASLEQQNRELQSEIKGMHSKLGQQRKWYSFVEMKMRNAERAKEDAEKRNEMLQKEMEEFFETFGEINRWK, encoded by the exons ATGTTTGAGGAAAGTCCTCCTTCAAGGTACTTGACAAGCCTTGCCCACCCCGAAGACTCCCAAGGAGCCACCGCAGCTGTAAGTCATGTTTTGCAGGATCAGCAAAACACAGGACACATCCCCATGGACAACAGCGACAGTGACCTGCCAGCAAACCCAACCTCCCTACAGCAGCACCTGGCAAAGCTGAAGATGCTGATGTCCAGGCAGAAGGCTGAGTATGAATCCAAGATCGCAAG cctggagcagcagaacAGGGAGCTGCAATCGGAGATTAAGGGCATGCATTCAAAACTGGGACAGCAGCGCAAGTGGTACAGTTTTGTGGAGATGAAAATGCGAAATGCAGAGAGAGCAAAGGAAGATGCcgagaaaagaaatgaaatgctCCAGAAAGAGATGGAAGAGTTTTTTGAAACCTTCGGGGAAATCAACAGATGGAAATGA
- the MAPK9 gene encoding mitogen-activated protein kinase 9, with amino-acid sequence MSDSKCDSQFYSVQVADSTFTVLKRYQQLKPIGSGAQGIVCAAFDTVLGINVAVKKLSRPFQNQTHAKRAYRELVLLKCVNHKNIISLLNVFTPQKSLEEFQDVYLVMELMDANLCQVIHMELDHERMSYLLYQMLCGIKHLHSAGIIHRDLKPSNIVVKSDCTLKILDFGLARTACTNFMMTPYVVTRYYRAPEVILGMGYKENVDIWSVGCIMGELVKGCVIFQGTDHIDQWNKVIEQLGTPSADFMKKLQPTVRNYVENRPKYPGIKFEELFPDWIFPSESDRDKLKTSQARDLLSKMLVVDPDKRISVDEALRHPYITVWYDPAEAEAPPPQIYDAQLEEREHAIEEWKELIYKEVMDWEERSKNGVVKDQPSDAAVNSNTSPSQSSSINDISSMSTEQTLASDTDSSLDALTGPLEGCR; translated from the exons ATGAGTGACAGTAAATGTGATAGTCAGTTTTACAGTGTTCAAGTTGCAGATTCAACATTCACTGTACTAAAACGTTACCAGCAGTTGAAGCCCATAGGATCAGGGGCACAGGGCATTGTTTG TGCTGCGTTTGATACAGTCCTTGGAATAAATGTTGCTGTAAAGAAGCTGAGTCGTCCTTTTCAGAATCAAACCCACGCAAAAAGGGCTTACAGAGagcttgttcttttaaaatgcgTCAATCACAAAAAt ataataagtttattaaatgtatttacacCACAGAAGTCACTAGAAGAATTTCAGGATGT ATATTTGGTCATGGAGCTGATGGATGCAAATTTGTGCCAGGTTATTCATATGGAATTGGATCATGAAAGAATGTCTTATCTTCTTTACCAAATGCTGTGTGGAATCAAACATCTCCATTCAGCTGGTATCATCCACAGA GATTTGAAACCCAGCAACATAGTGGTAAAATCAGATTGTACACTCAAAATCCTTGATTTTGGACTGGCAAGAACAGCATGTACTAACTTTATGATGACTCCATATGTAGTAACACGGTATTACAGAGCACCGGAGGTTATCCTTGGAATGGGATATAAAGAGAATG tTGATATCTGGTCAGTTGGGTGCATCATGGGAGAATTGGTGAAAGGTTGTGTGATATTCCAAGGCACTGATC ATATTGATCAATGGAATAAAGTTATTGAACAATTAGGAACACCATCAGCAGACTTTATGAAGAAACTACAGCCTACAGTGAGGAATTATGTGGAAAACAGGCCAAAATATCCCGGTATTAAGTTTGAAGAGCTATTTCCAGACTGGATATTTCCATCAGAATCTGATCGTGATAAGCTGAAAA CCAGCCAAGCTAGAGATTTATTATCAAAAATGCTTGTAGTAGATCCAGACAAGAGAATTTCTGTAGATGAAGCCTTACGTCATCCTTATATTACTGTCTGGTATGATCcagctgaagcagaagct CCTCCACCTCAAATTTATGATGCACAATTAGAAGAAAGAGAACATGCAATTGAAGAATGGAAAG AATTAATATACAAAGAAGTAATGGATTGGGAAGAAAGGAGCAAGAATGGTGTGGTAAAAGATCAGCCCTCAG ATGCAGCAGTGAATAGCAACACCAGTCCTTCCCAGTCATCATCTATCAATGACATTTCATCCATGTCAACAGAGCAAACATTGGCCTCCGATACAGACAGCAGCCTCGATGCCTTGACAGGACCCCTCGAAGGATGTCGATGA